The Flavobacterium jumunjinense genome includes a region encoding these proteins:
- a CDS encoding carboxypeptidase-like regulatory domain-containing protein has product MKEHRFYVLLMIFMTYSITAQIKGVVKDSVSGMPISFVNIWVENEEIGTTSDFDGSFSMNVKETNKNLVFSALGFQKKTIKIVNAKEVFLQATVIELNEVVLLNKKETKVIEIGKTPNAILQTFDNGPKIEAKYFPYKDSYKKTQFIKKVSIQTDSKIEESTIKIHFYSVNKDGSPGEELLNNDFLVIIKKGVLKNKFDISDHNLVMPTNGIFVAYEKLMIESNKLERQIVDPYTKSKKTKTTHYPLVLYNYVERDFLYSFFGGKWNKKVNEQDSNDKLTIFEPAINLTLTN; this is encoded by the coding sequence GTGAAAGATAGCGTTTCTGGTATGCCAATTTCATTTGTGAACATATGGGTTGAAAATGAAGAAATAGGAACAACTTCAGATTTTGATGGAAGTTTCTCTATGAATGTAAAAGAGACGAATAAAAATTTAGTTTTTTCAGCATTAGGATTTCAAAAGAAGACGATTAAGATAGTAAATGCAAAAGAGGTTTTTCTACAAGCAACTGTTATAGAATTAAATGAAGTAGTTCTTTTAAATAAAAAAGAAACGAAAGTAATAGAGATAGGCAAAACTCCAAATGCTATTTTGCAAACATTCGATAACGGACCAAAAATTGAAGCTAAGTATTTCCCTTATAAAGATTCTTATAAAAAAACTCAATTTATAAAAAAAGTAAGTATTCAAACGGATAGTAAAATAGAAGAATCTACAATAAAAATTCATTTTTACAGTGTTAATAAAGATGGTTCTCCAGGTGAAGAGCTGTTAAACAATGATTTTTTAGTGATTATTAAAAAAGGAGTTTTAAAAAATAAGTTTGATATATCAGATCATAATTTGGTAATGCCTACTAATGGTATTTTTGTAGCCTATGAAAAATTAATGATAGAAAGTAATAAGCTTGAAAGACAAATTGTAGATCCTTATACAAAAAGTAAAAAAACTAAAACAACACATTATCCATTGGTTTTATATAATTATGTAGAACGTGATTTTTTATATAGTTTTTTTGGAGGAAAGTGGAATAAAAAAGTAAATGAGCAAGATTCAAACGATAAATTAACAATATTTGAACCAGCTATTAATCTAACATTAACCAATTAA